The following proteins are encoded in a genomic region of Ostrea edulis chromosome 7, xbOstEdul1.1, whole genome shotgun sequence:
- the LOC130048008 gene encoding GTPase IMAP family member 7-like — MFESSISGSSVTSKCSRQHALRFTKRIQIVDTPGIFDTRQSNEKIQEEIANCIDITSPGPHAFILVLSISRYTEEEDKSILHFVKHFGDDIFKYFIVLFTRKDYLDEEGQTIQQYIETVPSKLKLIIQRCAGRVIAFNNRLNGDENYAQVVELLSMILKNVENNEGMCYTNKMYREAGKLTTERKEEELKRATEEKEKELKTLENILDEKHKAEFAELEKRRQMTRRQLESLQIKDQQNEKESKLLQQQYKTLQRKLEYKKMDQKKKI, encoded by the coding sequence ATGTTTGAATCATCTATCTCAGGGTCATCCGTCACAAGTAAATGTTCCAGACAACACGCACTTCGATTCACTAAACGAATTCAAATTGTTGATACGCCTGGCATTTTTGACACTAGGCaatcaaatgaaaaaattcaGGAGGAAATTGCAAATTGCATAGATATCACATCGCCCGGTCCTCACGCTTTTATTTTGGTACTAAGCATTTCAAGATACACGGAGGAAGAGGACAAATCCATTTTGCATtttgtcaaacattttggtGATGACATCTTCAAGTATTTCATTGTCCTTTTCACTCGAAAAGATTATCTTGACGAGGAAGGACAAACCATACAACAATATATTGAAACCGTTCCTTCTAAACTAAAATTGATTATTCAAAGGTGCGCTGGCAGAGTCATCGCATTCAACAATAGACTTAACGGGGACGAAAATTACGCACAAGTTGTGGAATTACTATCGATGATATTGAAAAATGTAGAGAACAATGAGGGCATGTGTtatacaaataaaatgtacCGTGAAGCTGGAAAACTTACTACGGAAAGGAAAGAGGAGGAATTGAAAAGGGCcacagaagaaaaagaaaaagaattgaAAACACTCGAAAATatattagatgaaaagcatAAAGCCGAGTTTGCGGAGCTAGAGAAAAGGCGTCAGATGACACGTAGACAACTTGAATCGTTGCAGATAAAGGATCAGCAAAATGAGAAAGAATCAAAATTGCTGCAgcagcagtacaaaacattacaAAGGAAATTGGAATACAAGAAAATggatcaaaagaaaaaaatatga